From Acidimicrobiales bacterium, a single genomic window includes:
- the purE gene encoding 5-(carboxyamino)imidazole ribonucleotide mutase, translating into MNGLKVAVLMGSPNDAPKMAPAVEMLERFGVVVDERVMSAHRNPDDVAAFSKAARDQGYGAVICGAGMAAALPGVVAAHTTLPVVGVPLSGSALNGVDALYATVQMPPGIPVACVAIDGAKNAAILVVEMLAVTDKELADKLAEFRAAGAK; encoded by the coding sequence GTGAACGGACTGAAGGTGGCGGTGCTGATGGGCTCCCCGAACGACGCCCCGAAGATGGCGCCGGCGGTGGAGATGCTCGAGCGCTTCGGGGTGGTCGTCGACGAGCGGGTGATGTCGGCTCACCGCAATCCCGACGACGTGGCCGCCTTCTCCAAAGCGGCGCGCGACCAGGGTTACGGGGCGGTGATCTGCGGCGCGGGCATGGCCGCCGCCCTCCCCGGGGTCGTGGCCGCCCACACCACCCTCCCGGTCGTGGGCGTCCCGCTGTCGGGCAGCGCCCTCAACGGCGTCGACGCCCTGTACGCCACGGTGCAGATGCCGCCGGGGATCCCGGTGGCGTGCGTGGCCATCGACGGGGCCAAGAACGCCGCCATCCTGGTCGTGGAGATGCTTGCCGTCACCGACAAGGAGCTGGCCGACAAGCTGGCCGAGTTCCGCGCCGCGGGAGCCAAGTGA
- the purD gene encoding phosphoribosylamine--glycine ligase, with amino-acid sequence MRVCLVGGGGREHALAVVLGRTADVVVTPGSAGIPGSVATPPEEIDADLFVIGPEQPLVDGLADRLRGRGHLVFGPGADGARLEGSKRWMKDLLAAAGVPTARYGVFGDVAPAAAFLAGMDGPFVVKTDGLAAGKGVLVTDDRREAAADVAEKLSGRAFGAAGTRVVIEEGLSGAEISVLAVCDGHRLAVLPAAQDHKRVGDGDSGPNTGGMGAYSPVPFVDRALIDEITDTALEPTLAALVKDGIDYRGVLYAGLMLTSSGPKVLEYNVRFGDPEAQVVLPRLEGDVAAWLASAAAGDLDPEPAVSADACVTVVMCSEGYPQAPRVGDRVLGIEDASAVPGVTVQCAGVATGPGGYLVTGGGRVLNVTARAGSLEEARARAYEAAGRISWPGAHYRTDIAAAAAAGIAAGGVTA; translated from the coding sequence GAGCACGCCCTGGCGGTGGTGTTGGGGCGCACGGCCGATGTCGTGGTGACCCCGGGCAGCGCCGGCATCCCCGGTTCGGTTGCCACCCCGCCGGAGGAGATCGACGCCGACCTGTTCGTGATCGGGCCCGAGCAGCCGCTCGTCGACGGCCTCGCCGACCGGCTCCGGGGGCGGGGCCACCTGGTGTTCGGCCCCGGGGCGGACGGAGCCCGGCTCGAGGGTTCGAAGCGCTGGATGAAGGACCTGCTGGCCGCGGCCGGCGTGCCCACGGCGCGCTACGGCGTGTTCGGGGACGTGGCTCCGGCCGCCGCCTTCCTGGCCGGGATGGACGGCCCCTTCGTGGTCAAGACCGACGGTCTCGCCGCGGGCAAGGGCGTGCTCGTCACCGACGACCGCCGGGAGGCCGCCGCCGACGTGGCCGAGAAGCTCTCCGGGCGGGCGTTCGGGGCGGCGGGCACGCGCGTCGTGATCGAGGAGGGGCTGTCGGGCGCCGAGATCTCGGTGCTGGCCGTCTGCGACGGGCACCGCCTGGCCGTGCTCCCGGCCGCCCAGGACCACAAGCGGGTCGGGGACGGGGACAGTGGCCCCAACACGGGGGGGATGGGGGCGTACTCGCCGGTGCCGTTCGTGGACCGGGCCCTGATCGACGAGATCACCGACACCGCCCTGGAGCCCACCCTGGCCGCCCTCGTCAAGGACGGCATCGACTATCGCGGCGTCCTCTACGCCGGCCTGATGCTCACCTCCTCGGGACCGAAGGTCCTCGAGTACAACGTCCGCTTCGGTGATCCCGAGGCCCAGGTGGTGCTCCCGCGCCTGGAGGGGGACGTCGCCGCCTGGCTGGCCTCCGCCGCCGCCGGTGACCTCGACCCCGAGCCCGCCGTCTCCGCCGACGCCTGCGTCACCGTGGTCATGTGCTCGGAGGGCTACCCCCAGGCGCCGCGCGTCGGTGACCGGGTGCTCGGCATCGAAGACGCCTCGGCCGTGCCCGGGGTCACCGTGCAGTGCGCCGGCGTGGCCACCGGGCCTGGGGGGTACCTGGTCACGGGTGGGGGCCGGGTCCTGAACGTCACGGCCCGCGCCGGCTCCCTGGAGGAGGCCCGCGCCCGCGCCTACGAGGCGGCGGGGCGGATCAGTTGGCCGGGGGCGCATTACCGGACGGACATCGCCGCCGCGGCGGCGGCCGGGATCGCGGCAGGAGGAGTCACGGCGTGA